Below is a window of Candidatus Obscuribacterales bacterium DNA.
CCAGCACCCACGGCTACCTCCTGTTCAACCGCACTCGCCCATTTCGGGATGCCGTCGCCCAGTGGTATACCCAGCGGTATGGCGTTGCCGTCGATCCAGAAACGGAAGTCCTCACCTTAATTGGCTCTCAAGAGGGTACAGCCCACCTGCCTTTAGCGGTGCTCAATCCGGGGGAGTTTGCCCTGCTGCAAGATCCTGGCTATCCCTCCCATGCTGGGGGGGTACATTTAGCCAATGGGCAAGTCTATTCCATGGCTCTGCGAGAAGAGAACCAGTTTTTGCCTGTGCTTGAAGACATTCCTGCTGCGGTCTTGGCCCAGGCGCGGATGATGGTGCTCAGCTATCCCCACAATCCCACCACCGCGATCGCCCCTCTCTCCTTTTTTCAGCAGGCCGTGGCGTTTTGCCAACGCCATGAGCTGATTCTGGTGCATGATTTTCCCTACGGCGATCTGGTGTTTGGGGAGGCGATCGCCCCCTCGATCCTGCAGGCCGACCCCGAAAAGACCGTTTCCATCGAATTTTTCACCCTGTCCAAGTCCTACAACATGGGCGGTTTTCGCATTGGTTATGCCATCGGTAACGCTGAGGTGATTCAGGCCCTGCGGCAGGTAAAAGCCGTGGTGGACTTTAACCAATATCTCGGCATCATGAACGGGGCGATCGCTGCCCTGCTAGGCCCACAAGATCACCTCAAGCAATCCGTCGAGACCTTCCGCCAGCGGCGAGATGCCTTTGTCCAGACCCTGCAGCAGATTGGCTGGATGGTTCCCGTCCCCGACGCCACCATGTATATCTGGGCCAAGCTACCGGCCCCATGGCAGCAAGATTCCCTAGGCTTTTGCACCCAACTGGTGGAGCAAACGGGGGTAGTCGCCTCCGCCGGGGCCGGATTTGGCAAATCGGGAGAAGGCTATGTACGCTTTGCCCTCGTCCATGATCCCGATCGCCTCACGGAAGCTGTGCAGCGGATTGGCCAGTTTTTAGGCTCCTAGGGTCAGTCCATCCACGGAGTCTATGTCTGTAGCAATCAACGCAGCACCTTTCCTTACCTTGATCTAGGCTACTGAGCAGACCATGTGTCGTCATTCCGTGATGGTGGCATCGCTCAGGAATGGTGATGGGTGGTACTATCCTAAAATTCTCGTCTGGATGATGTGAGGTAGTGCAATGACCCAAGAGCCCATAGGGCCCAGCTCTCTCGAAACACCCCCACCCCCGGATCCCAGTCCTGAAACCGGGATTGCTAAGTTTTTCGGCTTTGCAGAGCTAAAAACCGACCTGCGCACCGAAATTCTCGCCGGGGTGACCACGTTTATCACCATGGCCTACATCCTGGTGGTGAATCCGGGGATCCTCTCCGATGCTATTTTTCTCACCGAGTCCGGTGATCTATTTGGTGAATTAGCGATCGCCACCGCCCTGTCAGCAGCGATCGCCACTGCGTTTATGGGCCTCTATGCCAACTATCCCTTCGCCCTAGCGCCTGGTATGGGCTTGAATGCCTATTTCACCTTTTCGGTGGTGATTGGTTTAGGCATTGAATGGCGTGTAGCCCTAGCCGCCGTCTTTGTGGAAGGACTGATCTTCATTGCCCTCACCCTAGGCAATGTCCGCTCCCTGATTATCAAAGCCATTCCCGAATGTATTAAACATTCCACCGCCGCAGGAATTGGACTTTTTATTGCCTACATTGCCCTCTCGGGTAACCCAGACTTTGGCGGAGCCGGCATTATTGTCGCCAATGAAGCCACCAAAACTTCTCTGGGCAATCTGTCTCAAGGGCCAACCATCATGGCACTGATTGGCATTTTGATCACCTCCGCCTTTGTGGCCCGTCGGGTGATAGGAGCCTTGCTGTGGGGGATTTTAGCCACCGCTGTCTTGGGTTGGATTGTCGGCATCGCGCCTTGGCCCAGCGGCATTGTTGGCTTCCCTCAGTGGCCCACTGATTTGTTTGGGCAAGCCTTTGTTG
It encodes the following:
- a CDS encoding NCS2 family permease, which translates into the protein MTQEPIGPSSLETPPPPDPSPETGIAKFFGFAELKTDLRTEILAGVTTFITMAYILVVNPGILSDAIFLTESGDLFGELAIATALSAAIATAFMGLYANYPFALAPGMGLNAYFTFSVVIGLGIEWRVALAAVFVEGLIFIALTLGNVRSLIIKAIPECIKHSTAAGIGLFIAYIALSGNPDFGGAGIIVANEATKTSLGNLSQGPTIMALIGILITSAFVARRVIGALLWGILATAVLGWIVGIAPWPSGIVGFPQWPTDLFGQAFVGLGSLFQINPLELFAIILAFLFVDLFDTVGTLTGLGMKAGYIQDDGELPKANEAFMADAIGTTAGAVLGTSTVTTYIESASGISEGGRSGFTAIVAAILFALSIFFIPLLSAIPGFATAPALLIVGVLMAGSISQVRWGDPAEAIPSFLTLLIMPLSYSIADGLAAGLITYPLIKSFQGKAHEVTPALWVLAVIFVLKFVLV
- a CDS encoding LL-diaminopimelate aminotransferase, which translates into the protein STHGYLLFNRTRPFRDAVAQWYTQRYGVAVDPETEVLTLIGSQEGTAHLPLAVLNPGEFALLQDPGYPSHAGGVHLANGQVYSMALREENQFLPVLEDIPAAVLAQARMMVLSYPHNPTTAIAPLSFFQQAVAFCQRHELILVHDFPYGDLVFGEAIAPSILQADPEKTVSIEFFTLSKSYNMGGFRIGYAIGNAEVIQALRQVKAVVDFNQYLGIMNGAIAALLGPQDHLKQSVETFRQRRDAFVQTLQQIGWMVPVPDATMYIWAKLPAPWQQDSLGFCTQLVEQTGVVASAGAGFGKSGEGYVRFALVHDPDRLTEAVQRIGQFLGS